Sequence from the Gammaproteobacteria bacterium genome:
CGTGACGAAAGAGGAACGAGGTACCGTATTGAGGGGCCAACAAGAGATGGTAGATTGATCCACGTAATATGTATGTTTCGGGAAGACATCAATCTCACAATCATCGCCGTGTACGCACTATAAAGAACGTTAAGCGCCAACATTG
This genomic interval carries:
- a CDS encoding DUF4258 domain-containing protein, with amino-acid sequence MYFNSSHTEDEMLDDDLERKDMENAILKGKIDKKMTRDERGTRYRIEGPTRDGRLIHVICMFREDINLTIIAVYAL